A section of the Oncorhynchus gorbuscha isolate QuinsamMale2020 ecotype Even-year unplaced genomic scaffold, OgorEven_v1.0 Un_scaffold_8183, whole genome shotgun sequence genome encodes:
- the LOC124029921 gene encoding C-type mannose receptor 2-like has product MDMLSSQASRCIVMASSSSILGKWEIRSCNEPHGFICQRKVDSGIPVPTPTVLPRGWVKLANDSYKVLPQNRTWPEARMQCEAEEGQLASTLDELSVAYLELQALKLQTPLWIGLNRNEPSAHGPTPVPWGMYPGGQEEIS; this is encoded by the exons ATGGATATGCTTTCCTCTCAGGCTAGTCGG TGTATTGTGATGGCCAGTTCCTCCTCCATCTTGGGAAAATGGGAAATCAGGTCCTGCAACGAACCACACGGCTTCATCTGTCAGCGTAAAGTTG ACTCAGGCATCCCAGTCCCGACACCGACAGTGTTACCTAGAGGCTGGGTGAAGCTGGCCAACGACTCCTACAAGGTGCTGCCCCAGAACAGGACATGGCCCGAAGCCCGGATGCAGTGTGAGGCTGAGGAGGGCCAGCTGGCTAGCACCCTGGATGAACTGTCAGTAGCCTACCTGGAGCTGCAGGCTCTGAAGCTGCAGACACCACTGTGGATTGGACTCAATAGGAATGAG CCGTCCGCCCACGGCCCCACCCCAGTACCCTGGGGAATGTATCCAGGAGGGCAGGAGGAGATCAGTG